Proteins encoded within one genomic window of Funiculus sociatus GB2-C1:
- a CDS encoding Uma2 family endonuclease, producing the protein MTAPIQILTKEEIFYQDSDGQPMADNTKQFDYIVKTKLGIDALFKDDKSVFVAGDLLWYPVEGDNKIRQAPDVMIVFGRPKGDRGSYRQWLEDNIPPQVVFEILSPGNRKAEMLRKFRFYERYGVEEYYIYDPDDGDLAGWLHSDEGFDEIEPMVGWVSPRLGIRFEIESGALELYRPDGQKFLSYVELETQRELAQQQAETERKEKELAQARVEQLAERLRSMGINPDEVSG; encoded by the coding sequence ATGACTGCACCAATTCAAATTCTGACTAAAGAAGAGATTTTTTACCAAGACAGCGATGGTCAACCGATGGCTGATAATACCAAGCAGTTTGATTATATTGTGAAAACCAAACTTGGGATAGATGCTTTATTTAAAGACGATAAAAGTGTTTTTGTAGCAGGCGATTTGCTCTGGTATCCAGTCGAGGGAGATAATAAAATTCGCCAAGCACCTGATGTGATGATAGTGTTTGGTAGACCCAAGGGCGATCGCGGTTCTTACAGACAGTGGTTAGAGGATAATATTCCCCCTCAAGTTGTCTTTGAGATACTATCACCTGGGAATCGCAAAGCAGAAATGCTGAGGAAGTTCAGGTTTTACGAACGCTATGGAGTTGAAGAATATTATATCTATGACCCGGATGACGGCGATTTAGCTGGTTGGTTGCATTCTGATGAAGGATTCGATGAGATTGAGCCAATGGTGGGTTGGGTGAGTCCTCGTTTAGGGATACGCTTTGAAATTGAGTCAGGCGCGTTAGAACTCTATCGTCCCGATGGACAGAAATTTTTGTCTTATGTGGAATTAGAAACGCAAAGAGAATTAGCGCAGCAACAAGCTGAAACGGAGAGAAAAGAAAAAGAATTGGCTCAAGCTAGAGTAGAGCAGTTGGCAGAAAGATTGCGCTCAATGGGTATTAATCCTGATGAAGTTTCAGGGTAG
- a CDS encoding tetratricopeptide repeat protein, with the protein MKVTYLSRFTPSLMTPEALENIFVQRHKLAQQLVELIRESATTPSKHYTLLIGPRGIGKTHFISLVYHRIRKMDDLQNRLLIAWLREDEWGVTSFLDLLLRIFRALHKEYEDAQLVERVESLYELPAEDAERVAAALLKEVIGNRTLLLLMENLDEVFAGLDDEGQKQLRAYLQENAFCTILATAQSLFNGVKLQTSPFYGFFRVRYLKALTLDEAVQLLTNVAKLEGDRDLESFIQTPTGRDRIEAVHYLSGGSPRVYIIFSAFLTRKSLDELVEAFMAMLDDLTPYYQERMKCLSPQQRKIVDVLCDRRQAVTVKEIAQRCFITHQTTSSQLKKLLEMGYVSSEPVGRESYYEIREPLMRFCLEVKKQRGEPIRLFVDFLRLWYTQTELERRLEMLSADAVLERQYVLLALQAIEAERENQCVAGYVNEYKAHVERKDLTKALQVAEKLVAIRGDIEDLFVQGFCEFLLKYHNKALMSFDKVIELHPDNVEAWGFRGVTLNVLGRYDQALASFNKVLELDPHNSQAQRDRNEVLVKQLIELASKYAPVWISRGVALGQLERYDQALASYDQAIKLAPKYAPAWRYRGWVLSKLERYDEALASWDKAIALGDQSSFVFFSRAELLLPLNRWDEGIAALGDALNRFAHADEPDTGDTKAIIRNFFNSTHDAAIWRSRITTLVELYKKHEVLPPLGKGLVESIPAFMSEMVSDKAARTWLEVWRELTSDCKEFQIPLRLLNAAVRYRETKGDPRVLLELPIEERNLLKQVLKIDEQ; encoded by the coding sequence ATGAAAGTAACATACCTGTCTCGCTTCACCCCTAGTTTGATGACGCCCGAAGCGTTAGAAAATATCTTTGTCCAACGTCATAAGCTAGCACAGCAGCTAGTTGAACTTATCCGCGAAAGTGCAACAACTCCATCAAAGCATTACACGCTACTGATCGGACCGCGTGGTATTGGTAAAACGCACTTTATTTCACTGGTTTATCATCGCATCCGCAAGATGGATGACCTACAAAATCGCCTCCTCATCGCATGGTTACGAGAGGACGAATGGGGTGTCACATCTTTTCTAGACTTGCTACTGCGTATCTTTCGAGCATTGCACAAAGAGTATGAGGATGCCCAACTGGTTGAGCGTGTTGAATCGCTTTACGAATTACCAGCTGAGGATGCTGAGCGTGTAGCAGCTGCATTACTCAAAGAAGTCATCGGGAATCGGACGCTGCTCCTTCTGATGGAAAACCTGGATGAGGTGTTTGCGGGGTTGGATGACGAAGGGCAAAAACAACTGCGTGCATACCTGCAAGAAAATGCCTTTTGCACAATTTTGGCGACAGCTCAGAGCTTATTTAATGGAGTCAAACTTCAGACTTCGCCCTTCTATGGTTTCTTCCGCGTCCGCTATTTGAAAGCCCTGACATTGGATGAAGCGGTGCAGCTATTGACGAATGTGGCAAAACTGGAGGGCGATCGCGATCTAGAATCTTTTATCCAAACCCCAACCGGACGCGATCGCATCGAAGCTGTCCATTACCTTTCTGGTGGAAGTCCTCGCGTCTATATTATTTTCTCCGCGTTCCTCACCCGCAAGTCGCTTGATGAACTGGTGGAAGCGTTTATGGCAATGTTGGATGATCTAACGCCTTACTACCAGGAACGGATGAAGTGTCTCTCGCCGCAGCAGCGCAAGATTGTTGATGTGTTATGCGATCGCCGCCAAGCTGTCACCGTCAAAGAAATTGCTCAACGCTGTTTTATAACTCATCAGACAACATCCAGCCAACTCAAGAAACTCTTAGAAATGGGCTACGTTAGTTCCGAACCTGTTGGACGCGAGTCATATTATGAAATCCGCGAACCGCTGATGCGCTTTTGCCTTGAAGTCAAGAAGCAACGGGGTGAGCCGATACGGTTATTTGTGGACTTTTTGCGCCTCTGGTACACGCAGACGGAGTTAGAACGGCGATTAGAGATGCTCTCGGCTGATGCTGTCCTTGAGCGACAATATGTACTTTTGGCGCTACAGGCGATTGAAGCAGAAAGAGAAAATCAGTGCGTAGCAGGATACGTTAATGAGTATAAAGCTCATGTTGAGCGTAAAGACCTTACTAAAGCCCTGCAAGTAGCAGAGAAATTGGTAGCAATTCGCGGTGATATAGAAGATTTGTTCGTACAGGGATTCTGTGAGTTTTTACTCAAATACCACAACAAAGCATTAATGTCCTTCGACAAAGTAATTGAGTTGCATCCAGATAATGTGGAGGCTTGGGGTTTTCGAGGCGTAACGCTGAACGTCCTAGGGCGCTATGATCAAGCATTGGCATCTTTTAACAAAGTTCTGGAGCTTGACCCCCACAATTCGCAAGCTCAGAGAGACCGAAACGAGGTATTAGTCAAACAGTTGATTGAGCTTGCCTCGAAATATGCGCCAGTTTGGATCAGCCGAGGTGTGGCGCTGGGTCAACTCGAACGTTATGATCAAGCCTTAGCATCATACGACCAGGCAATTAAGCTTGCGCCAAAATATGCCCCAGCTTGGCGCTACAGAGGCTGGGTGCTAAGCAAACTAGAACGCTACGATGAAGCCCTAGCATCCTGGGATAAGGCGATCGCACTTGGCGATCAATCTTCATTTGTTTTTTTCAGCCGTGCTGAGTTGTTACTACCGCTAAACCGATGGGATGAAGGCATTGCAGCGTTGGGCGATGCGCTCAATCGCTTTGCCCATGCGGATGAACCAGACACGGGAGATACAAAGGCAATTATCCGTAACTTTTTCAACAGCACGCACGATGCAGCGATATGGCGATCGCGTATTACAACCCTAGTAGAGCTTTACAAAAAGCACGAAGTTCTCCCCCCATTGGGGAAAGGACTTGTAGAGAGCATTCCCGCTTTCATGTCAGAAATGGTTAGCGACAAAGCAGCGCGGACATGGTTGGAGGTGTGGCGGGAACTGACGAGCGATTGTAAAGAATTTCAAATCCCTCTGCGTCTTCTCAATGCCGCTGTTCGCTATCGGGAGACAAAAGGCGATCCGCGTGTCTTGCTAGAGCTTCCTATCGAAGAACGCAATTTGTTAAAACAGGTGCTAAAAATAGATGAGCAATAA
- a CDS encoding AAA family ATPase, whose product MRANPGGEIAPSEVFGRDRLIESLWRSLERQSLVLSAERRMGKTSILKKMRAEAPANKLPVYRDLEKVRSPLEFAQTIFEDVEGYLSGSKRTAAKARQWLENLTGFEIGGVVKFPDNVAEQWKTLLSKTIEDLVEHQDSTVIFFWDEMPLMLDNIKKREGESAAMEILDTLRSLRQTHSELRMVYTGSIGLHNVLTSLKRAGYANRPTNDMKTVDVPPLSPADAQELARRLLEGESIQTDNLQATAQAIATAVDGIPYFIHHIVDHLVQEDDTVNIAMVDEVVNSYLIDAQDPWDLRYYRERIDTYYANDEKQLVLNLLDILAVTNQPLPFDELFNRLQSQLSNADRERARDVLTLIQQDHYISLQPEGYYFRFPLIQRWWQMQRC is encoded by the coding sequence ATGAGAGCCAATCCAGGGGGAGAAATCGCTCCATCTGAGGTTTTTGGACGGGATAGACTGATTGAGAGCTTGTGGCGTAGTTTGGAGCGACAGAGCCTCGTCCTCAGCGCAGAGCGGCGTATGGGGAAAACCAGCATTCTTAAGAAGATGAGAGCGGAGGCTCCAGCGAACAAGTTACCTGTTTATCGCGACCTGGAAAAAGTGCGATCGCCATTGGAATTTGCCCAGACTATCTTTGAGGATGTGGAGGGCTATTTAAGTGGTTCAAAACGGACGGCGGCGAAAGCGAGGCAATGGCTGGAAAACCTGACAGGTTTTGAGATAGGTGGCGTGGTTAAGTTTCCTGATAATGTTGCCGAGCAGTGGAAAACCCTGCTCTCTAAAACCATAGAAGACTTAGTGGAGCATCAAGACAGCACGGTAATTTTCTTTTGGGATGAAATGCCGTTGATGCTCGACAACATTAAGAAGAGAGAAGGCGAGAGTGCGGCAATGGAAATTCTAGACACGCTGCGATCGCTGCGTCAGACGCACTCGGAGTTGCGGATGGTCTATACAGGCTCGATTGGCTTACACAACGTCCTCACTTCCCTCAAAAGAGCAGGGTATGCCAACCGTCCAACAAACGATATGAAAACTGTAGACGTGCCGCCACTGTCACCTGCTGACGCTCAGGAATTAGCGCGGCGATTGCTAGAGGGAGAAAGTATCCAGACGGACAACTTACAGGCAACAGCGCAAGCGATCGCAACTGCTGTAGATGGCATCCCCTACTTTATTCATCACATTGTTGACCATCTGGTACAAGAGGATGACACAGTGAATATTGCAATGGTCGATGAGGTTGTCAACTCTTATCTTATTGATGCACAAGATCCTTGGGATTTGCGTTACTACCGCGAGAGAATTGACACCTACTACGCCAACGACGAAAAACAGCTGGTGCTGAACCTGCTGGATATTTTGGCAGTTACTAATCAACCACTGCCATTTGATGAACTGTTTAACAGACTTCAGTCTCAGCTGAGTAACGCAGATCGTGAAAGAGCAAGGGATGTACTGACACTAATTCAGCAAGATCACTACATTAGCCTGCAACCTGAAGGCTATTACTTTCGCTTTCCTTTGATTCAACGTTGGTGGCAGATGCAGAGGTGTTAA
- a CDS encoding NADAR family protein yields the protein MTIYFYSTREKYGCFSNFSPHCFELDGFYWPTSEHYFQAQKFVGTPHADQIRQVKTPKDAARMGRERSRPLRSDWEQIKDDIMRKAVLRKFETHADIREELLSTGDELIVENAPGDYYWGCGADASGKNMLGQILVEVREIVRDRIQ from the coding sequence ATGACAATTTACTTTTACAGCACTCGCGAAAAATATGGTTGTTTCTCCAATTTTTCGCCTCACTGCTTTGAATTGGATGGGTTTTATTGGCCTACCAGCGAACATTATTTTCAAGCACAAAAGTTTGTTGGCACACCCCACGCCGACCAAATTCGCCAGGTAAAGACACCGAAGGATGCGGCAAGAATGGGACGAGAGCGATCGCGTCCTCTCCGTTCGGATTGGGAACAGATAAAAGATGACATTATGCGAAAAGCCGTGCTACGCAAATTTGAAACTCATGCCGACATTCGCGAAGAATTACTTTCTACAGGCGATGAGTTAATTGTTGAAAATGCACCCGGTGATTATTATTGGGGCTGTGGTGCTGATGCCAGTGGCAAGAATATGTTGGGGCAAATTTTAGTGGAAGTACGAGAGATAGTGCGCGATCGCATTCAGTAA